ATAGAGGCCGGATTTCtatccattttctaaaaaaacagatAATCTAAGATCTGTTTTTCTTGTCGTAACTCGTAACAGATAATCTCGTGGAGGATCTATTGAGTGACTTTGAATTTGAACTTCAGCCTCCGTATTTGTTATACCGAAATGCTGCACAAGAAGTAAACGGTATTTGGTTTTATAACCAACAAGACTGTGATGCTGTTGCAGGTGTTTTTGGAAGGTAAGGCCTTTTCTCTAATATCTCACCTGCGTGACATGTTTCAATCTGACTGGGTCATTTAGATTGGGCAAACAAGAAATGGACAGGGACAGATGAGAACCATCTAAGAATCGTGCTCCTTGCTATCTCCATTTATGCCATGAACTAATTTCGCTAGTTACTCTTTTGTGTAAAAgacatttgtttttttacttttgttgtTTAGTATATTCACCAAATCGTAAATTAGTAGTTGCAAATGTGATCCTTTTTCTGATTCTAAATTATATTATGTCTAAGTACATACACTTTGACTGAAACTGTGGTTGAATTGATCTGTTTGGGTTCAGGATATTGAATGCTTACGCCAAAGTGCCTCCAAAGCCCAAAGTACCTTCCACAAAAAGGTTCCCATCTTTTGAGTTGAACTACACTTGCATTCTAAGCTTTACATTTAGCTATATATTGGAATTATACTGATTTCTGTTGGTGTACTGCAGTGAGTTTGAGGAATTGGAAGCTGTTCCTACATCCGCTGCTATAGATGGCCCCCTTGAACCTTCTTCGTCGTCCACTGTTCTAGTTTCTAATGCCCCTGATGAATCATTGACTGATTATTTCAGTGTATGTTCTCTCCTTTAAACTCCCTGCTATTGCATTctaccttttattttttttcatgttcatCAAATAATATACAATAGCTTGCCTCAGATCCTAGTAAATCTTTATTTGCATCTTGATTGCTACATTTGTACTAGTATATTGCTTCTTACCAGtcacacatgtatatatgtttGTACTGTCAGTCTTGTCACAATATTGAGTTCTGTTCTGAACAAATCTGCAGGGCGCTGTTAATGTTGGGAATGTATCAATTACACCAATGGTTGGAAGAACTCATCAGCCTATCGAGTCTGTTGCATCCTCACACGTACCATTGATCATCCCATCTGCTGCTCCTACACATCAAATGGGTGTTCCTTCAGGGGCTGCGTCAGCTCCACCACTGCCCGTCATTGACACTAACGTTCATTCTAGCCACTCAACAAATCTTGTAACTCCAGCCTTTTTTGCACCTCCCTCATCGTcttctgcatcattggtggcaCCAGCTTCATCCTTTATGCCCACAGCATCACCTTTTCATCCAACTTCTGCCGATGCTCACCGTCCAGCATATGGACATGGTACACCCCTTCTTCAACCCCTTCCGCCGCCAACACCACCTGCATCACTTACCCCTGTACACAACGATGAGCCTGTTATTTCGAGGGATAAAGTTAAAGATGCTCTCCTGAGGCTTGTTCAGGTATGTTTCACATTGACAAACACATGGTTGAATAACCtttttctttatatatttttaactcTTTTATCTCATGCCCAACAGAACGACGAATTCATCAATTTGCTCTATCAGGAGTTACAGAATGCACATGCGTAGACTGCTTACTCAGCCTTTATGGAGTGTCTGGCCTTGACGAGAGTTCACCTGTTCTTTCGTAGTTTTGTGTGCTTTAGTTCTCAAAACTTTATGTACAGCTTTGGCTTCTTTTTATATCGGATGTCCGCGAAGAGATTGTGCAGCTTTGTCTTGATGCATTATTGATGTAGAGTTTTTATAGCAATGGCTGGTAGTATTTCTTCCAAATGGTTGTACTTGTATAGTATTTTTGTTTCCTGTTGGAAACTCGAAATCGGAAGCTGGACTATGTGTGGCAACGTTAAAATACTGTCCATTTTGTGTGATATACTGCACAGTTGCCATTTAGATATTTGATATCACACATTTTTTTAGATCAAACTTATTTTTACACATTGATCAGttctaaagatcaaatatatgTGGCCAGAGCGAGTATGAGTAGCTATTGCCTATTGGTGGATATACGTACCGTGGCAAACCCGTGGCACTTTGCTCCCTCGTCGAATCATCGTCATCCATCGATTGTTCCAGCTGTTACTCTTATGCCATTGCTCTACTTCTATTCTGCACAAGCTTGTTTCATCAGAAAGCTATTTCTTCTGTTTCACAATTTAagtcattttaatatttttcatatttatattgatgttaataaatcaaaatagatatatatgtctagatttattaacatcaatataaacataaaaaatgctagaatgacttacattgttaaacggagggagtagctacaaGAACGTAGTAGTATGCACATGCTCGTTTGTTATCCCCCATCCTGTTGGCTGCGAGGCAGGTCACACCCGCTCGTAGTAAAATTTAATTGCTTcattcgttttatattataagactttttagcatggctcatatttatatatatgttaataaatctagacatatatgtatgtctagatGAATGTGAACAATGTTAGGAAGttttataacttgaaacggaggtgGTACATATTTAAACATTTATGTTCTTGATTTTGTTTTGCAACTCAAAACAATTTGAATTCCAATATGTACACACTACGTTGTCACCGAAACCTACGCCACGTCAGAGTGCGCCGCGCGCCGGAGGggacgccggccggccgcagCGCACGGCACGGTCACCGGAGCGTCAGCGTCGAGAGGACCCCGAcgaacgccgccgcggcgacgccggAGCAGAAGAAGTCGACGGCGCCGTCTCGCCTCGCCTTCTTCAccttcctcgccgccctccccctcgCGAACGCCTCgtaccgccgccacgccgccgcctccgcaccGCGGCCGTGCCTCGCGccctccatggccgccgccaccgcggccagCACGCCCCgcccgctgacgccgccgccatcgccgtcctccgcgcgcAGGCTCACCTCCCGGACGTGGCCGTGCCGGTCGTCGCATGTCACCGCCGCGTCGAgcgcgacgacgccgccgccgagcaccacGGTGAACCGCGCCACGGTCTCCCCGGCGAGCCACTCCCGGTCCACGGACACCGGACGCCGGCTCGAGGCGTTGACGGCGCGGCCGGTGGCGGGGTCGATGAGTATCCAGCTTAGCGTCAGCTCGGCCGGCGtgatcggcgccggcgccgagaaGCCCTCCTGGACGAGCGCGTCGACGCGGAACGGCGAGCCCAAGAACCACTCCGACGAGGCGTCCGTCTCCACGACGCGCGACATGAGGCAGACTTCGCCGTGGTGCAGGTCGACGGCGGAGACGAGCCGGGccgggaggagggaggccgacGACGGCACCAAGCCGCGGGCCTCCGCCGGGAGCGGGAACGCGTCGGCGAAGAGCGCCCGGTACCCTCCTCCGCCGGTGACGCCGCCGCATTCGTCTAGGCCGTCGACGTCACGCAGCGACGGCCACGTCGCGAGGCAGAGGCCGCGCCACGTctccgcgtcggcggcgagctcgcggaAGGCGGAGCACGCGCAGCCGAGCGCGGCCAGGGAGGCGCCGTCGTCGAGCCGGCGTAGCACGAGGGAGAGCACGTCGCCCGGAATGTCCTCgatggccgtcgtcgtcgtcgcgcccgccacggcgccgtcgagcgacaccgccgccgcggaaCAAACGCTCGCCATGGTCATCAGGTCAAGAAGATGCATGCCACTGTCGTGGATGTGCTTGGTTGGAAGCAACCATGTCTCGTCTATAAATACATGGAGCTCGATCGAGGTGGGTGAAGGGAGCGCGTGCGGggatgagatcgatcgatcactccAGATGGAAGGAAAGCGAAGGTCAACTCGTGTCTCGTccatggagaagaagaagaaggagacgacggacacggcgcggcggcggcggcagtaggGGTTTTGCGTTGGCGGGAAGCGAAGGAGAGAATTATTGCATGGTAACACACCgttcgtttcaaaataaattcatttttcaccGATccgcacatactccctccaaatttataataattgattttttaaacaaggTTGAGATCAAACGGTCATAACTTTAACCACCAATAActtcaaaaaaatttagtttAAACGAACTATAACAATATATAAACATTTGTCTTTAAAAGTATTATAATAAAAGTAACcatacatttatttattgtatatattataatagaaaaataaggatAAAGATATAATTTGTAGACCGTgttattgtccaaaacgtcagtTAAAATAaaactggagggagtagttggttATGTGTCGTGAAAACCAGCCATTCTAGTTTATGTTTTATAATCGGCATGTGTGCTCATATTTGGTGGTAAGTGATGTACTTCTCAATAGCGAAAAGTCTACGATAATttcatcaatctcaaaatatactTGCCCATTTTTCAAATATACTCATAATTATAGAGTGTGCGTGGGTTTTTATATAGGTAAGTGTATGTGTGTTGTTAGCGTATGTATTTGAGtctgtttagttggggaaatgaaaatttttgggtgtcacatcggacgtttgaccggatgtcggaaggggttttcggacacgaatgagaaaactaattttataactcgcttggaaaccgcgagacgaatcttttgagcccaattaatccgtcattagcatatgtgggttactgtaacacttatggctaatcatggactaattaggtttaaaagattcgtctcgcgattttttccttaactgtgcaattagtttttatttttatctatatttaatgatcCATGTATGTATtaaaagattcgatgtgacgttttttaaaaaaaaattatgaactaAACGGGgtcttatattaaaaaacaaaaaggagcAAATGGAAAAGATCCTCAATTGAAAGGACTCGTGGGCGTGGCACATCCTAGATGTTTCAGTCGTGCCGTGTATCATTCCTGAAAACCGAGAATGCTTTGATTTAGACAAATCATGTAGTAGTAGATAGAGATGATTAGATGGTGGATGCCGATCGATATTTTCATGGTCCCGGCCGTCTCCATTAATTAATGGCGGCCAGTAGTTTGGGCTAAGAACTTGGGTTTCTGTTGGCAGATGAACGTACGTAGGTACCGCGTGCGAACACAGTTCGCCGCCGCGCACACGGTTTGCTTCTGCTGGAGGGCTTGTTTGATTTCGAGaaaaccccaaaaaaaaagatatctaagaattaattaattcatatgaGGTGTTATTTGTAGTacagaaaatcaattttttctctctttttttaagttGCGGAGAAAAAACATATGGAATTTTTCATTCACTCAAATATATTGAAAAATTGCtataaattaaaatgtgcaTGTATTTCCGTTTCTCTAAATTTTCTATTCTTATGGTTAAAAATTCCTTTAAATCGAACTAGAAAGGTAATGTGagtgaaattttattatgaatatttatgtgcagggttttttattgaaatatttttattatattctaaactaaaattaaacttattttgtATTCTTTGAACGCTGGTATTTTCTTATAATTACTCTTTcaacatataaattataaaataaaattatttgagatCATGTGGTTTTGAATTGCTAAGAACATATTGTGTCGAAACTATGGAGGTGGCCCCTTATCTCGAAAAAAAGGAGGTTGTTGCTATCAGAAAATTTAGGGAATTTTAACTTGCTAGATTGATACCTTACAACccaaaacaaatcaaataatatatttttttgtttgattgtattttaaaattttatatttttcattctAATAGTCCTCATaaatatatttgaatttttatatTAAGTATGTGTTTTAAATCCAACAACAAAGTATCAAGGTCAATTTGTATAG
This genomic window from Oryza sativa Japonica Group chromosome 12, ASM3414082v1 contains:
- the LOC4351547 gene encoding mRNA-decapping enzyme-like protein → MRPPAPATTAGAGGKVTPNLAMDAEGTRLLNLTVLQRLDPAVEDILITAAHVTLYDFNIELNQWSRKDVEGSLFVVKRNKQPRFQFIVMNRRNTDNLVEDLLSDFEFELQPPYLLYRNAAQEVNGIWFYNQQDCDAVAGVFGRILNAYAKVPPKPKVPSTKSEFEELEAVPTSAAIDGPLEPSSSSTVLVSNAPDESLTDYFSGAVNVGNVSITPMVGRTHQPIESVASSHVPLIIPSAAPTHQMGVPSGAASAPPLPVIDTNVHSSHSTNLVTPAFFAPPSSSSASLVAPASSFMPTASPFHPTSADAHRPAYGHGTPLLQPLPPPTPPASLTPVHNDEPVISRDKVKDALLRLVQNDEFINLLYQELQNAHA
- the LOC9266825 gene encoding probable F-box protein At2g36090; translation: MHLLDLMTMASVCSAAAVSLDGAVAGATTTTAIEDIPGDVLSLVLRRLDDGASLAALGCACSAFRELAADAETWRGLCLATWPSLRDVDGLDECGGVTGGGGYRALFADAFPLPAEARGLVPSSASLLPARLVSAVDLHHGEVCLMSRVVETDASSEWFLGSPFRVDALVQEGFSAPAPITPAELTLSWILIDPATGRAVNASSRRPVSVDREWLAGETVARFTVVLGGGVVALDAAVTCDDRHGHVREVSLRAEDGDGGGVSGRGVLAAVAAAMEGARHGRGAEAAAWRRYEAFARGRAARKVKKARRDGAVDFFCSGVAAAAFVGVLSTLTLR